ACGCGATACCGGACCCGCCGCGATCTTGCGGGCGCGCGTGCCGCCGATGCACATCGACTTGAAGCCGAGCACGCGCATCTGCCGTTGGTGATCATGCTCGTGCTGACGCAGTTGGCGGTGGGCGGCTATCTCATCGGTGCGATCATTGAATGGCTGACAGCGGGGGCGCTGTTCGAACCCGTGCGTTCGCTTCATGCGACGTTGACGCTGGTGTTTGCGGTGGTGGCGTTGGGGGCGAGCACGCTGCATCTCGGTCGGCCGATGTATGCATTTCGCGCGGTGCTCGGCTTGCGGACGTCGTGGCTGAGTCGTGAGATTGTGAGCTTCGGCGGGTTTGCGAAATTGGCGTTCGCGTACGCGGGCGTGAGTTGGTTTGCGGCTGACATGTTCGACGGCGTGCTGGTGCGCGGGCTGGCTGTGATGGTCGCGGTCAGCGGGCTGGCCGGTGTGTTCTGTTCGGTGATGATTTATGTCGACACGCCGCGGCCGTTCTGGCGGGCGAGCGATACGGGGCCGAAGTATCTGTTGACGATGTTGATCCTGGGCGCTGCGGTCACACTACTGTCGGGCGGCGCGGTGGCGGCGGGGTCGTCGACGGTGACGTTTTATGAGTTGATGGCTGGCTGGGGTCGGCCGTTGTGTCTGCTGCTGGCGGGGTTGACGCTGCTGAAGCTCGCGTGGGAGGCGCGCGTGCTGCTTGCGTTGCGCGATATTGAGCAGACGCCGATGAAGCGCAGCGCCCGCCTGCTGGTCGGGCCGCTTGCGCGGGTGACGTTTACGCGCACGCTGACCGGGCTCGCGGGCGGGGTGGCGTTGCCGTTGCTGTTGGTGCAGAGCACGAGCGACCCGGCCGCGCCGCCGCCGGCGTTTCTCACGATCATCGGCATTGCGTTTGTACTGCTGCTGGTGGGCGAGTTGCTGGAACGTTACCTGTTTTTCTCAGCGGTGAGTGCGTTGAAGATGCCGGGAGGGTTGCACGCATGATCAAGCTGCCGACCACCGCCGCGACGTTGACCGACCGGGTGCGCAGTGCGATCCGCAACTGGCATGGTCCGCTGACGCGTGAGCTGCTGCGCGAGCCCGGTCGATTCGGGCTTGGGCAACTGCCCGCGTCGCGCACGCCTGACGCAACGACGACCATGATCTGCGGCTACTGCTCGACGGGTTGCGGGCTCAACATTCATTTGAAAGACAACAAGGCGATCAACCTCACGCCCACCACCGAGTATCCGGTGAACCTCGGCATGGCCTGCCCCAAAGGTTGGGAAGCTCTCAATGTGCTGAACGCGGACGACCGCGCGACAACGCCTTTGCTTCGCGATTCGGCGAGTAACGGCAAGCTTCGGCCGACGGATTGGCATACCGCGCTGACGACTTTCACCGACCGCTTCAAGGCGATTCAACACAAGCACGGGCCGGCGTCGGTGGCGTTCCTCAGCACGGGGCAGATCGTCAGCGAAGAGATGGCGCTGCTGGGCGCGCTGGCGAAGTTTGGCATGGGCATCGTGCACGGCGACGGCAACACGCGGCAGTGTATGGCGACGGCGGTGACGGCGTACAAGCAGTCGTTCGGCTTTGATGCGCCGCCTTACACATACGCCGACTTCGAGCAATCCGATGTGATTGTGCTGACCGGTGCGAACCCGTGCATTGCGCACCCGATCATGTGGGAGCGCATCTGTCGGAATCAGCGGAGTCCGCGCATCGTGGTGATCGATCCCCGCCGAACGGAGACGGCCGTGGCGGCCGAGGCGATGGCGGGCGAGCACTTGCCGCTTCGCCCCAAGAGTGATCTGACGTTGTTTTATGGGCTGGCGAATCTACTGATCGAAGCGGATGCATTGGACCATGACTATATCCGCGAGCACACGACGGATTTTGATGCGTTCGCGAAGCATGTGGCCGACTATTCGCTGGATCGCGTGGCGAACGAAACGGGGTTGCCCGCGCAGCAGTTACGCGCGCTAGCCGAGCTGATCGGCTCGGGCAAACGTGTATCGTTCTGGTGGACGATGGGGGTGAACCAGTCGCATGAAGGGACGCGGGTCGCACAAGCAATCATCAACCTTGCGTTGATGACGGGCAACCTCGGTAAGCCGGGTACGGGGGCGAATTCGATCACCGGGCAGTGCAACGCGATGGGCTCGCGACTGTTTTCCAATACGACCAGCCTGCTTGGTGGGCACGCGTTTACGAATGCTGAACATCGCGAGAAGGTAGCCATGGCGCTGGATATTCCGGTCGATCGGATTCCCAGCGAAGACAGCCTTGCGTATCCGGAGATCATTGAAGCGATCGACAAGGAGCAGATCAAGGGGTTGTGGGTGATCGCGACGAATCCGGCGCACTCGTGGATCGGGCAGCGCGATTTCAAGCGAATCATTGACAAGCTCGACTTTCTTGTTGTGCAGGACATGTATCGCTCGGCCGAGACGGCGCAGCATGCGGACCTTGTGTTGCCCGCCGCGGCGTGGGGCGAGAAGGATGGCACGTTCATTAACTCCGAGCGCCGCATCGGGCTGGTGAAGAAGGTGGCGGAGGCGCCGGGGCAGGCGCTGGCGGACTTCTGGATATTCAAGTTGATCGCGCAGTATTGGGGCTGTGGCGAGATGTTTGCGCAGTGGGAATCGCCG
The genomic region above belongs to Phycisphaerales bacterium AB-hyl4 and contains:
- a CDS encoding DmsC/YnfH family molybdoenzyme membrane anchor subunit is translated as MTTVAPTSLTVEGRELVQDFLTEQRRMTAVDRFSQRYDHDDADGGAPAQARYYRDLIPLAKPEAGQQYAFEVDLDACSGCKACVSACHNLNGLDEGETWREVGQLVSGPLDDLLPGALADEHGASSKLETGNSKLETTILQHITTACHHCLEPGCLEGCPVKAYDKDPVTGIVKHLDDQCIGCQYCVFKCPYDVPKYHKGKGIVRKCDMCSDRLAEGEAPACAQACPTQAIRIRIVDVDEVRADATAGRFLPASPSPADTKPTTRYRTRRDLAGARAADAHRLEAEHAHLPLVIMLVLTQLAVGGYLIGAIIEWLTAGALFEPVRSLHATLTLVFAVVALGASTLHLGRPMYAFRAVLGLRTSWLSREIVSFGGFAKLAFAYAGVSWFAADMFDGVLVRGLAVMVAVSGLAGVFCSVMIYVDTPRPFWRASDTGPKYLLTMLILGAAVTLLSGGAVAAGSSTVTFYELMAGWGRPLCLLLAGLTLLKLAWEARVLLALRDIEQTPMKRSARLLVGPLARVTFTRTLTGLAGGVALPLLLVQSTSDPAAPPPAFLTIIGIAFVLLLVGELLERYLFFSAVSALKMPGGLHA
- a CDS encoding molybdopterin oxidoreductase family protein, with product MIKLPTTAATLTDRVRSAIRNWHGPLTRELLREPGRFGLGQLPASRTPDATTTMICGYCSTGCGLNIHLKDNKAINLTPTTEYPVNLGMACPKGWEALNVLNADDRATTPLLRDSASNGKLRPTDWHTALTTFTDRFKAIQHKHGPASVAFLSTGQIVSEEMALLGALAKFGMGIVHGDGNTRQCMATAVTAYKQSFGFDAPPYTYADFEQSDVIVLTGANPCIAHPIMWERICRNQRSPRIVVIDPRRTETAVAAEAMAGEHLPLRPKSDLTLFYGLANLLIEADALDHDYIREHTTDFDAFAKHVADYSLDRVANETGLPAQQLRALAELIGSGKRVSFWWTMGVNQSHEGTRVAQAIINLALMTGNLGKPGTGANSITGQCNAMGSRLFSNTTSLLGGHAFTNAEHREKVAMALDIPVDRIPSEDSLAYPEIIEAIDKEQIKGLWVIATNPAHSWIGQRDFKRIIDKLDFLVVQDMYRSAETAQHADLVLPAAAWGEKDGTFINSERRIGLVKKVAEAPGQALADFWIFKLIAQYWGCGEMFAQWESPEHVFQLLKRVTADQPCDITGIADYRMIDECNGIQWPFAKGADLSSERRLFEDGRFYHADSRARFIFERGRPMPEPVNEAYPFVLLTGRGSSSQWHTQTRTSKSSVLRKLYPQRVYVEMHPADVRRLGIEAGEQVSVASRRGALQAIAFVTPTVQRGQVFVPMHDAQTNRLTDPVFDPYSRQPAYKACAVSVRRVAHWERQAIE